Below is a genomic region from Campylobacter geochelonis.
AAAAAACGATAGAAAACTAGAGTTAAATGATCAAAGTATACAAAATCACAACGAAGGAATCGATGTAGTAAACTATCTTTTAAAAGAGACTGAAGTTTTAAACAGCCTTGATGAAATCGATGGCGTAGGACATAGGATAGTTCAAGGGGCGGATTATTTTGATAAGGCAGTTTTAGTTGATGATGATGTTATCGAAAAGATAAGAGAGCTTTGCCCGCTTGCTCCACTTCACAACCCTGCAAATTTAGCTGGAATTCTCTCATCTTTAGAGCATAAACCAGACTTGCCAAATGTGGCTGTTTTTGATACTGTATTTCATCAGACTATGCCAGAGCATGTTTATATGTATGCTTTGCCATATGAGTTTTATACTGAGTATAAGGTTAGAAGATATGGAGCGCACGGCACATCTCATGGTTATGTAGCAAATGCTGGAGCTAAGTTTTTAGGCATAGATAATGATAAATTTAACTGCATCACACTTCATCTTGGAAACGGCTCAAGCGTTACAGCGGTAAAAGATGGGAAGTGCTATGATACCTCTATGGGATTAACGCCACTTGAGGGGCTTATCATGGGAACAAGATGTGGTTCAATCGATCCTGCGATTATCCCATATATGGAAAGAGTAGCTGGATTTGACGCTCAGCAAATGGATACTATAATGAATAAAAAAAGCGGACTTTTAGGGATAAGTGGAACAAGCGATTTAAGAAAAGTTACGCAGATGATGGAAGATGGTGATAAGTTAGCAAAACTTGCTTTTGATATGCTTGTTTATCGCATTATAAAAACCATAGGCGAATACTACGCTGTTTTAGGTAGGGTTGATGCGATTATATTTACAGCAGGAATCGGTGAAAATGCGGCAAATTTAAGAGAAGCAGTCTGTAAAAAACTAGAGCATATGGGTATTAGTATAGATTTAGAGTTAAACAACAAACGCGAAAAAGATATCAGAGATATCAGCACGAAAGATGCTAAAATCAAAACTCTAATCATACCAACAAACGAAGAGTTAGCCATAGCGATAGAAACACAAAGGTTGATATCAAAATAAGGAGTAAGTTATGTTAAAAGATATGCTTTATATCGGACTTGGTGGATTTATGGAAGTTAAAGAAAGAGTTGAAAAGGAGCTAAAAGCCTTAGAAGAAAAAGGCAAACTTAGCAAAGATGATAGCAAGGCTTTTTTAAAAAACCTCTATGACAAGGGCGAAGAAGAGCATAACAGACACTATGAACTTATGACAAAGGCTTTAAAAGATGTCATTGGCGAGTTAGGGCTTGCTACAAAAGATGATATAAAAAATTTAGAGAAAAAGATAGATGAAAAACTATAATCCCATAAGGATTTACAGGATTTTTCATCTACTTTTAACGTTTTTCTTGCTTATCAAAAAAAGAAAGTCGCTGTTTTTTATCAAACCGGTTAAAGCAGATGGGCTTTCTTTATATATAAGTTCGCTTGGGGCTAGTTTTATAAAACTAGCTCAAATTTTAGCCACAAGAAGCGATTTTTTCTCACCAAAATATCTAAATGAGCTTAAAAAAGTTCATGATAGCTTGCCGCCGATGAGCGAAAGTGAACTAAATTTAGTCTATGATGGAAGTAAATTTGCTAAATTTAACCCATATCCAATCGCTTGCGCTTCTATCGGGCAAGTTCATGAGGCATTTTTAGATGATGGCACAAAAGTTGCGGTTAAGCTTAGAAAATACGCCATAAAAGAGCAAGTTAAAGCGGATATAAAAATTATCTCATTTTTCAACATTCTCTTTCGCCCACTTTTTTCTCACTACACAAAGCACTCCGTTGAAGCCGTTATAAGCGAGTTTTCAGCAACGATACTTCAAGAAGTCAGTATGAGACAAGAGCTTGTAAATTTAGAGAAATTTTCTAAAATTTATGCTGGGCAAAATATAAAATTTCCACGCCCTTATAAAGAGCTAAGCGATGATGATATGCTTGTGATGAGCTATGAAGATGGTTTTAGGTTTGATGATAAAAATGCGATAAAAGCTCATAATATTGATATTAAAAAAGTTATAAATGATTTGGTGCTTTTTTATGTCGAGCAAATGCTTATAAAAGGATACTTTCACGCAGATCCGCACCCTGGAAATGTACTGATAGATAAAAACTCACAAATCATTTTGCTTGATTTTGGTATGGTTAAATTCGTACCAAATGATACTAGGCTTGCTATCATTGCACTTTTAAAGGCTGCAAACGAGCAAGATTATATCAAGTATATAACAGCTTGCAAACGTCTTGGAATCAGTGCTTATGAAACGCCAAATACACTTTTAGCTGAGTTTGTTGAGAGAATTTTTGAGATTTTTTCAAACGAGTCATTAAGTAGCACAACTATGCAAGAACTAGCAAACGAAGTTATGCAAAGCACACATAAATTTCCTTTTAAGCTCCCACAAGAAGCCATCTATATCTTGCGAGTAAGTGCTATAATCGAAGGACTTGGCACTGCTTATATAGAAAATTTTAATGGCGTTAAGGATATACTGCCGATTTTAGTTAAAAATATTCCGCGCGCCGTTGGAGTAAAAGATACATTAGTAGAGACTTTTGTTGATGAGATAAGTGCGCTACCTGAGCATATACACGCCATAAAAGATACTTTTTATAAAGCAAGTTTTGGTGAACTTGAAGTTGAACTTTCTAAGCTTCAGCTAAGCTACTTTAAAAAAATACTTGATGAGCAAATCGGCGCGATAATCTTTGGTTTGGTTTTGATTTTCGCTTCGTTTTTTGCCCTGCTTTTAAATGATGATAACAAGATTTTAGCCTCTGTGCTTTTTGTCCTTGGCGTTATAAGAGTGCTTTATAGACGCTAAATTTAGCTCTATTTTAATGTGCTTTTAGTTTCTTGGTTGATGACAGAAACTTAAAATTCGTAGTAGTTTTAAATTTGAGTTTTCATCTTGATTATAACTTTGTCATACAAATTTTATTTAGGACACTTTTGTAAAATTTAGGTTGTTAAAAACTGCTTAAATTTTTAAAGTTTAGGTGTTTAAACGCGATATTTTTACATTTTTCTAAGACAAGACTAAAGTTTTAGCTGGATAATAAAAATTTAAAGAGTAATTTTTGTTTTTCGCAATATTTCTACCGTTAGCTCACAGTCAAAGTCAAAATGTCAATAAAACTCCACAAACAAAAAAAATATCACAAGTTGATAGGCTTTATAAATTTTGCCTTATAAATTTAAAATGTCACAAAGTTTATCTTGTTATATCGGCTTGTTATAAGCTAGAAAATATTTATTTAAATAAATTGTTTTAAAGGTTTTGCGAATTTTTTATATAAGAAAGATAGCTTAAAGCATAGAAGCAACAGATTTAAAAATATATGCAACTAGGCAAATTTTGAGTCTACTTTTATAGTAAAATTTATCGTCATTAAAAGTTTGACTAGCAAACAAATTTATGAACTAAAATGCGAGTTAATAGCATAAAGTTATTTTGAAATTTAGCCTATACGGCTTTTAATATTTTCATAAAGACTTAGAAATAATTCTTAAAATACCGTTTAGATTAATTTTAAATAATAATTTCCAAGCTTAAAATTAAATAAAGCTAAATTTAAACAGATAATAATATTTAAAAGTTATAAATTTAATTTATCAAAAGTTTGATTATATCTATTTAGTGTTTTGGCTAAGTTTAACTTATATAAATCTACCACTTTAAAGCTCTTGAGTGCAAACTCGTTTTATATAGCTATATTTTTGTATTTTTTCTAACTAAAACTAAGTGCCACTTTTGCTTTAACAACGATATAAGTCAAACCTCAAACATCGCAATATTGCTATTTATCTCACAGTATCGACATATTTTAAAACTTAAACTTAGTTTTTACCAGCTAAAATCAACAATCGGTGTTTATACTTTCAACACTGCTTTTATAGTAAAATAAAAATATACTAAAAAGCAGTGCAAAAGGCATATTTTTCATTAAAAATAGTAAAAACACTTACCAAAAGCAAATAAGCACAAATTTATATAAAATTTGGCGCGTCGTTTGAAAAAAGTACCAAGTCCCCTACTTTTGTCTCTTTTGCCAAAATTTCAGTCATTTTTGACTTATCTTTTATCATGATAAGCTTGTTTTTATCGATAATTTTTTCAAAAGTTGCCGCATTTAAGTCGCTTGTTACCATGACTAAGTCAAAAATATCATTGATGATTTTAGCTAGTTTTTCATTCTCTTCTTGCGTGCTTTCAACGATTCCTGGGGTGATGATGACCTTTCTGCCTTGATAACTGCGAGCTAGCTCATAGCTTTTGCTCATACCAGAAAAGTTTCCATTAAAACTATCATCGATGATGAGTTTTCCACCGGCTTCTATTTTTTCTAAGCGATGTTCGACACTTTTAATCTTTGAAATTTGCTTTTGAATCTTTTCAAAGCTAAGCTCAAGATATCTCGCCACACAGACACAAACTGCTAAATTCCAAGCGTTAAAATCCCCTAAAATAGGAGCTTTAAAGCTATAAATTTTATCAAATTTCATATCAAAAGTTGTGCCTTCTAAACTAGCACAAACATTGCTTAAATTTAAGTCGTAAATTTCTACATTTTTGCTTTTTTCTTTTTGTGTTGAACTATGTAAAAATGCCATTTTAAGGCGAGTTGAGTTAAGCGCTTCTAGCTTTGTGGCGCGGATATTTTCTATGGTTTTAAAATACTCTATATGTTGAGCGCCGATTTCGCCTACGACTACGATTTGAGGGCGCAAAAACTGCGTTATCTCATCAATATCACCAGCTAACCTAGCTCCAGCTTCGGCTATGTAAATTTGCGTGTTTGGCTCTAAATTTTCATTAATATCTTTTATAAGTCCATTTAACGTATTTACGCTGCGTGGGGTTTTATAGCAGATAAAATCATCTTTTAAAACCTGAAAAAGGAAGTTTTTAATGCTTGTTTTTCCATAACTTGCTGTGATTTGGATAATTGTTAAATTTGGGTTGTTTTCAAGCTTTTTTTGTGCTGATTTTTTAAAAAGCATAGCTTGATACTTTTCATAGCCAAAACTTATGATAAATGCTAGAAAAAGTGGTAAAAATATAGGCAGAATTTGCGCTTTTTGTATCATTAAAATATCTATAAAAATAGCCGCAAACAAAAATATGACAAAAAATCTCTTAACCCTAGAAGTAAAAACCAGCTTTTTATCAAGCTTTTTATGCCATAAAAATAGCGCTGGTAGATAAATTACATAAAAAAATATAAAAAAGCCAAAGCTAGAAAAAGTTGAAATCCCAAAGTATAAAACAATCGGTAAAATCAAAAACCAAAGATGCCAAAGTGGCTTTGTAAAGTGAAAAACAATGCGTTGGAATTTATACGAAAACCACTGAAGCGCCGTGATAAGGTAAAATCCAAGTGCCAGTAAAAACAAAATATGTGATATAAGTATGAAAATTTGCATTATTTTTCTCCAATGTTTTTGTCTTTTTGCGTGGCTTTTTTAACTCTCATTTTATAAATTTCGCTAAATTTTCTTGCCTTTTTCTCGCTTTTTTTGCTATTTTTTTCATTTAAATTTGACTCTTTTGACTCATTTTCCAAATTTTTATCTTGTGCCAAATCTGCATTTTCTTCTAAATTTTTTATATCATTAAATTCATCTTTTATATCAAGTAACTTCGGAATTTCAAGCTCAAAAACTTTATCTTGCGCTAAATTTCTAGCTTCTTTGGCTAAATTTTCTTCATCATTTATTTGACTTAAGCACTCTTTGCTATCTTGTTTAAGCTCATTATTTTTTACACCAACTTGCGCTTTAATCTCATCAAATTTATCTTTTATATCAGCACTAGCTAAATTTTGGCTTTTTTCTTGCGATAAATTTGCTATTTCATCGCTAAAATCTTTATTTTCAAAGCCATCTTTTGCTTTTTCATCTAAAGTATGCTCTTTTTCATAAACCTCGCCCACAACGCAAACTTCATCTAAATTTTTATATTTTTGACTATGGCTAACTGGCATTTCTGCTTCATCTAAGGCTTTTGATATCGATTCATCAAGCGATTTAGCTAAATCTTTTATATCATTTTCTTTTATATCTTGCACTTGCACTTTTAGCATATCATCTTGTGCTATTTTTTCATCTTTAAAGCTATGCTCTCTTTCGCAAACATCTCCGATAGCGCAAATTTCATCTAAACATTGCTTTTTCTCATCGCGCTTACATTCTTCGCTTAAAAGCTTCTCTTCTATGGTTGAAGCGATAAATTTAGCATGAAGCAAGAAGAAAAAGTGATCTCCTTTTAAAGGATAAAACTCGCTTTTATCTATAAGTTTATGTATAAGTTCTCCACTTTTTAGTTTAGTTGCCGTATCATCTTCGCCCCAAAATATCAGCGCGTTGCTTTTACTGCTTTTAAATATATCTCTAAAGTCCTCATTTACAACATTTTTTAAAGTTTCATACATCACTCTACTCATACCAGATACATCTTTTGAGGCAAAAAGTGAGTAGAATTTGCCAAGCCCAAATAGTTTTAAAATTTTATAAATCACGATTTTAAATCGCACCATAAGCGGCTTTGGCTCAACTATGCCAGCCGTGCTTAAAAGGACTAAATTTCGTGGTTTTAAAAGAGTTGCAACCTTGCCTCCATAGCTATGTCCCATGATGATAAGCGGATCGCTACCGATGGCTTTGATAAACTCAGCGGTGATTTTTGTATAATCTTTTGTGTTAAGTGCGCCATGTATAGAACTGGAGCCAAAACCTGGCAAATCTATATAAATTTGCTTTATTTTTTTAAAGTTATTTCCAAAAGCTTTAAGCATTATCTCTTTGTTCGCACCCCAACCATGCAAGACTAATATATACTCTTTTGCTTCATTATTCTTTACATCATAACTAATCTTATAAATTTTTCCTTGATATTTTATCTCTTTAGTTGCCATCTTTTTGCCTTTTTTGCGCATAAACGATGTTTAGTAGTTCGACTGCTTTTTCAAGGCGCTCATACTCTTTCATACTAAGCAAAACTGCTTCAAATTTATTATTTTTAACTATCACAGCTTTTTTTAGCTCTTCACTGCTAACTTTACTTAGCACGGCGCTAAAATTTCTAACAACTTCGGTTGCAGTATATATCTCATCTTGTTTAAAACTAGCCATTTAAACTCTTTTATGTAAAATTTTACGCAAAATTTATCATACTTTTCGTTAAATTCTACTTATGTGCAGAGATTGACTGAATATATTTGTAGCTAACTGGAATTCTTACTCTATTTGGCAAGTTTTTAGCTAGTAAATTTATCATATCCTCAAAACCGTTAAAAAGGTAGTAAGCTAGGCTTCCTGGGTTTGGATTTATCTCATTTAGATAAATTTCATTATCATGCACGAAAAAATCACACCTTATAACAGCTCCATCAAACCCACAAGAATAAATCTTAGCAAACGCCTCTTTTAGCCTTGTTTTTAAATTTTGGTCTAAATTTGCCTCATTTACAGTGGAATTTCCAGAAAAGCTCATATACTTTTGCTCAAAGTCTAAAATCTTATCTTTTTTTGGCTCTTCTACTATCGAGTAGATAAACTCTTCACCTACTTTACATCCTGCTAGGTTATACTCTTTTACATTTTCTATAAATGGTTCAGCTAAAATCACATCATCATACTCATAAGCATTATCCAAACCATACTCTAGCTCACTATCTTTTTTTACTATGCTTATACCGATGCTGCTTCCAAGCCTGAGCGGTTTTAAGATAACTGGTAAGGCTAAATTTAGCTTTTTACCCCTTTTTAAAACTTCATAATCAAGAGTTTTAACTCCGGCTTGAGCGCATAAGAATTTAGTTAGCTCTTTGTTATAACTCATAACCGAAGCTTCGATTCGTGGGCCTATGTATGCGACTTCAAAAAAGTCAAAAAGAGCTGAGATTTTACCATCTTCTCCATCACATCCATGAATTAAATTTATAAAAACATCAACTTTTATAACAGTTTTTGAAAACATCCCCTCGGCGTAAAATCCGCCATTTTTTAGATTTAACTGCTTTGATTTTTTATACTCGCCAGAGCTAAAATATACTGCTTTCATATTTTTTTCATCGATTTGATAAAAGTTTCTATCCTTATCACAAAAAACAAAGACCAAATTTTGTCTTAACTGCCCTTTTAACGTGATAGCTGAAACTATACTAATCTCATGTTCATAGCTTTGACCACCAAAAATTACACCTAGTTGCACATTCTCTCCTTATGCTAGCTTTTTTAAAGCTTCTTTTATCAAATCACTCGTATTTGTCGAACTACAAGTTGATAGTACTTTTAAAATTTTATCTCTTTTAAACCCAAGACTTTCAAGTGCTAAAGCACTTTCGTTTTTATAACTCTCAACACCCTCTTCGCTTATCAGTTTTGCATCGCTTAACTCTGCTAACATTTTTCTAGCTGTCTTTGGACCGATGCCTGGAACAGTTGTTAAAGTCGCCACATCGCCATTTATTACCGCGTTTGTAAAGCTAGTAGCCGATAAGCTTGAACAAACCGCCATAGCAGTACTTGGCCCAATCCCGCTAACTTTTATAAGCACTTCAAACATCTTTTGCTCTTTTACATCTAAAAAGCCATAGAGTAGATTCGCATCCTCTCTTATAACTGGAGTTGTAATTAGCTCTACTTTTTCGCCTTTGGTTAAATTTGCACTCGTATTTAGTGATATGATAATGCCATAACTTACTCCACCTACGGTTTTTAGCACGGCAAATCCAGGCTCTTTTTTAGTTATAACTCCCTCAACTGCTGCTATCATTTAAGCTCGCTTATAAGTTTATCAACCGTTTGATTTACCGAAATATCCATATATTTTAAAATAGTTTGCGCGCTTGGATCTGGCACAAAGATATGGTTTTTTATAATGCCTGATTTTGTCGAAACATCATCTTTTAGTAAATCATATCCTAAAATCATCTCAGCTTGATCGCCATTTACTTGCAAAGATATCATCTCGGTTCTTAGCGTAAAGTCGCCTTTTTTAGGTGTAAAAGACTGCCTAAACTCGCACTGAGAAGCCACTGCGCTAACGATTGCTTTATAAACCATCTCGCTTGGCAAGGTTACAAATTTAACCCCTTGTAGATATCTTATGTTGTTTTTAAAATCAACGATTAAAATATCTCTGCTATCGGCTAAATTTAGCGCTTGTATGTTTGAAACATAAATGCTTTTTGGATTTTCTATCTTGTGTTCGCAAATTTTGCCTTTATAAGTTATCTCATAGTATTGATAAGGCTGCGCTTTTTTGGCTAGACAGCCCGCAAACAAGGCTGCAAAAAGCGGTAAAAGTAGAAATTTTTTCATCTTTTTTCCTTTTGTGTAGTATCTCTAAAAAAGAAGTCATATGGGTTATCTTCAAGCCTAAATAGGGATGATTGAAACTCTCTTAAAACTTTTTTAAGCTCGATTAGTGAAAGCGTTGCTTCATGAAGCGTTGGGTTTATCATATCTTTTAGGTTATAATTTCCTTTTTCCATGTCGCTATTTACTAGCTTTAAAGTCCTATTTAGCGTAGCTGAAGTCATCGTCCATGATAGGATAAATTTATCGCTATTTTTTATAAGTTTGTCTAAATTTGACGCTATTTGCGTTTTGTTTTGATCAAATTCTTTTAAAATGCTATCAGTTGAGGCTAAAATCGAGCTTATTTTTGTAGAGCTTTCGTTATCATCTAGTTTTTTGGTTATTGAATTGATTGATTCTAAAGTTTGAGATAAATTTGCTAAATTTTCATCAGAAAAGAGTAAATTTAGCTTCTCAAGCGATACTGTTATCTTCTCTCCTATATTTTCTGCCTTGCTAAATAGCCCAAAATCAAGCTTTAAAATGGGCTTTTCGCCATCTTTAAAACCCTCGCCGACACCTTTTGTGATATTTAAATTTGCTATTCCGCTAAGTCCTTGAATTTCAACTCTTGCTAAACTGTCTTTTTTGATAGGAAAATTTGATTGAAGTTTTAGCTCTATCTCGATAGTGCCAAAATCGCTATCTTTTTCAAACCTTATCTTTTTAACTATACCTGCTGGAACTCCGATGTATTTAACTTGCGAACCCTCTTTTAAGCCACTTGGAAGCTCTTTTGTATGGATATAATACGCTGAATAGTTTAAATTTGGATCTGTTTTTGTAGTAATCCACCAAAAAAACGACACCACACCCACCACAGCTAAAATGACAAAAATTCCAACTATCGTATATGAGCTTTTATTTTCCATTTATCCCCTTCTCATCTGAAATAGCTCTTTTAAAGGATTATTTTTAAGCTCTTTTATCTCTTTTATGCTTCCTTCAAAAGCTATTTTTTTGTTATCAATTATCAAAAATCTATCAAATATGTTAAAGATACTATCAACATCATGAGTTACCATAGCAACCGTGATGCCTAAATTATCTCTTAGTTCAAGCACTAGCTCATCGAGCTTTCTA
It encodes:
- a CDS encoding acetate kinase; this encodes MKILVLNSGSSSIKFKFFNMTNNECIASGLVEEIGTANSRAEIFVTKNDRKLELNDQSIQNHNEGIDVVNYLLKETEVLNSLDEIDGVGHRIVQGADYFDKAVLVDDDVIEKIRELCPLAPLHNPANLAGILSSLEHKPDLPNVAVFDTVFHQTMPEHVYMYALPYEFYTEYKVRRYGAHGTSHGYVANAGAKFLGIDNDKFNCITLHLGNGSSVTAVKDGKCYDTSMGLTPLEGLIMGTRCGSIDPAIIPYMERVAGFDAQQMDTIMNKKSGLLGISGTSDLRKVTQMMEDGDKLAKLAFDMLVYRIIKTIGEYYAVLGRVDAIIFTAGIGENAANLREAVCKKLEHMGISIDLELNNKREKDIRDISTKDAKIKTLIIPTNEELAIAIETQRLISK
- a CDS encoding phasin family protein produces the protein MLKDMLYIGLGGFMEVKERVEKELKALEEKGKLSKDDSKAFLKNLYDKGEEEHNRHYELMTKALKDVIGELGLATKDDIKNLEKKIDEKL
- a CDS encoding ABC1 kinase family protein, with amino-acid sequence MKNYNPIRIYRIFHLLLTFFLLIKKRKSLFFIKPVKADGLSLYISSLGASFIKLAQILATRSDFFSPKYLNELKKVHDSLPPMSESELNLVYDGSKFAKFNPYPIACASIGQVHEAFLDDGTKVAVKLRKYAIKEQVKADIKIISFFNILFRPLFSHYTKHSVEAVISEFSATILQEVSMRQELVNLEKFSKIYAGQNIKFPRPYKELSDDDMLVMSYEDGFRFDDKNAIKAHNIDIKKVINDLVLFYVEQMLIKGYFHADPHPGNVLIDKNSQIILLDFGMVKFVPNDTRLAIIALLKAANEQDYIKYITACKRLGISAYETPNTLLAEFVERIFEIFSNESLSSTTMQELANEVMQSTHKFPFKLPQEAIYILRVSAIIEGLGTAYIENFNGVKDILPILVKNIPRAVGVKDTLVETFVDEISALPEHIHAIKDTFYKASFGELEVELSKLQLSYFKKILDEQIGAIIFGLVLIFASFFALLLNDDNKILASVLFVLGVIRVLYRR
- a CDS encoding Mur ligase family protein; translated protein: MQIFILISHILFLLALGFYLITALQWFSYKFQRIVFHFTKPLWHLWFLILPIVLYFGISTFSSFGFFIFFYVIYLPALFLWHKKLDKKLVFTSRVKRFFVIFLFAAIFIDILMIQKAQILPIFLPLFLAFIISFGYEKYQAMLFKKSAQKKLENNPNLTIIQITASYGKTSIKNFLFQVLKDDFICYKTPRSVNTLNGLIKDINENLEPNTQIYIAEAGARLAGDIDEITQFLRPQIVVVGEIGAQHIEYFKTIENIRATKLEALNSTRLKMAFLHSSTQKEKSKNVEIYDLNLSNVCASLEGTTFDMKFDKIYSFKAPILGDFNAWNLAVCVCVARYLELSFEKIQKQISKIKSVEHRLEKIEAGGKLIIDDSFNGNFSGMSKSYELARSYQGRKVIITPGIVESTQEENEKLAKIINDIFDLVMVTSDLNAATFEKIIDKNKLIMIKDKSKMTEILAKETKVGDLVLFSNDAPNFI
- a CDS encoding alpha/beta fold hydrolase, translated to MATKEIKYQGKIYKISYDVKNNEAKEYILVLHGWGANKEIMLKAFGNNFKKIKQIYIDLPGFGSSSIHGALNTKDYTKITAEFIKAIGSDPLIIMGHSYGGKVATLLKPRNLVLLSTAGIVEPKPLMVRFKIVIYKILKLFGLGKFYSLFASKDVSGMSRVMYETLKNVVNEDFRDIFKSSKSNALIFWGEDDTATKLKSGELIHKLIDKSEFYPLKGDHFFFLLHAKFIASTIEEKLLSEECKRDEKKQCLDEICAIGDVCEREHSFKDEKIAQDDMLKVQVQDIKENDIKDLAKSLDESISKALDEAEMPVSHSQKYKNLDEVCVVGEVYEKEHTLDEKAKDGFENKDFSDEIANLSQEKSQNLASADIKDKFDEIKAQVGVKNNELKQDSKECLSQINDEENLAKEARNLAQDKVFELEIPKLLDIKDEFNDIKNLEENADLAQDKNLENESKESNLNEKNSKKSEKKARKFSEIYKMRVKKATQKDKNIGEK
- a CDS encoding type II toxin-antitoxin system prevent-host-death family antitoxin, whose amino-acid sequence is MASFKQDEIYTATEVVRNFSAVLSKVSSEELKKAVIVKNNKFEAVLLSMKEYERLEKAVELLNIVYAQKRQKDGN
- a CDS encoding D-alanine--D-alanine ligase, which produces MQLGVIFGGQSYEHEISIVSAITLKGQLRQNLVFVFCDKDRNFYQIDEKNMKAVYFSSGEYKKSKQLNLKNGGFYAEGMFSKTVIKVDVFINLIHGCDGEDGKISALFDFFEVAYIGPRIEASVMSYNKELTKFLCAQAGVKTLDYEVLKRGKKLNLALPVILKPLRLGSSIGISIVKKDSELEYGLDNAYEYDDVILAEPFIENVKEYNLAGCKVGEEFIYSIVEEPKKDKILDFEQKYMSFSGNSTVNEANLDQNLKTRLKEAFAKIYSCGFDGAVIRCDFFVHDNEIYLNEINPNPGSLAYYLFNGFEDMINLLAKNLPNRVRIPVSYKYIQSISAHK
- the ruvA gene encoding Holliday junction branch migration protein RuvA, with translation MIAAVEGVITKKEPGFAVLKTVGGVSYGIIISLNTSANLTKGEKVELITTPVIREDANLLYGFLDVKEQKMFEVLIKVSGIGPSTAMAVCSSLSATSFTNAVINGDVATLTTVPGIGPKTARKMLAELSDAKLISEEGVESYKNESALALESLGFKRDKILKVLSTCSSTNTSDLIKEALKKLA
- a CDS encoding MlaD family protein, which gives rise to MENKSSYTIVGIFVILAVVGVVSFFWWITTKTDPNLNYSAYYIHTKELPSGLKEGSQVKYIGVPAGIVKKIRFEKDSDFGTIEIELKLQSNFPIKKDSLARVEIQGLSGIANLNITKGVGEGFKDGEKPILKLDFGLFSKAENIGEKITVSLEKLNLLFSDENLANLSQTLESINSITKKLDDNESSTKISSILASTDSILKEFDQNKTQIASNLDKLIKNSDKFILSWTMTSATLNRTLKLVNSDMEKGNYNLKDMINPTLHEATLSLIELKKVLREFQSSLFRLEDNPYDFFFRDTTQKEKR